In Rhodobacteraceae bacterium S2214, the DNA window TGGCGTTTCGACCATCTGCCCATGACCGGTGCGTTGAATTGGGTGATCTGGTGCATGTTTCGTCGTGATAACGTGTTTGTCGGGGTGATCCTCATAGGGACCAGCGATGTCGCGGGACCGTGACAGGGTGACCGCGTGCTCGTAGCCTGTGCCGCCTTCGGCCGTGGTTAGGTAGTAATATCCGGCGCGTTTGAACAAATGTGGCGCTTCAGTCAGGCCCCGATCTGTTCCAGCATAGATATTTGTGATCGGACCGGTCAGTCCGGCATCAGGAGACCATTCCTGCAACAAGATTCCGTCGAAACGGTCATGCGCAGGGTTCACGCCAGAACCCGCACCGCGGTGGTTCCACTGCATGTTGACGAACCATTTGCGCCCGTCGTCATCGTGGAACAAGGACGGGTCGAACCCCGAGGAATTGATGTACCATGGGTCACACCAGTCGCCATCGATTGTCTCGCAGGCGGTGATGTAGTTGTGCGCGTCCTTGAAATCCCCATCCAGTCGTTTGACATCTGTATAAACCAACCAGAATTTACCGTCGGCATGCGACAGACACGGTGCCCAAATCCCGCAGCTGTCAGGGTTGCCGCGCATGTCCAAAAGTGCCGCACGGTTCAACGGGCGGGCGACCAGGCGCCAGTTCACAAGATCAGTGGAATGGTGGATCTCAACGCCGGGGTACCATTCGAACGTCGACACCGCGATGTAGTAATCCGATCCTACTCGGCAAATCGAAGGATCAGCGCGAAAGCCCGTCAAAATTGGATTACGTATCATGGTGTCAGTCCTTCAGTCGTGTACAGGGGCGCCGTCGCGGATCGGGATCGGCTGATTATAGATGCCGGCGCATCATGTTGACGGAAGGATTTGTGTCAACCTGCAGACCCTTCTTCACACGATCGCAGGTGGTGACATGCAACCTATGCATAACGCCATTGATGACGTTTTACTTGCCCGCACCTGCGCGTTTTGCTAATCTCACGCACAGATCAGGGAGGTCCTGATCTACAAAATAATCGCAGCGGAGGTCGCGCGAGATGAGCAAGATGCACACATTGGCCGTGTTTATTGGCCGTTTCCAACCATTTCACATCGGTCACATGGATGTCGTCGATAGCGCATTGGCGGAGGCCGACAGTCTATTGATTTTGGTCGGCAGTTCTTATCGCCCCCGCAGTTGGAAAAATCCTTTCTCCTACAACGAACGCGTTTCGTTCATTCGTACCGCCACAGAAAATGCCACGAAACCTGTCGCGACATTGCCGCTGGTTGATACGCTATACAACGACCGTGCTTGGACAACCAATGTGCGCACGGCTGTGACATTGCACATGCGCAAGGCTGGGTTGGACCCAGACAAAACCAAGATTGTCTTGGTCGGTTTGGAAAAGGATAAGTCGTCCCAATACCTGAATTGGTTTCCATCGTGGGAATTGAACGGTGTGGCGCCTACGGTCCACAATGGGGCCGTCTTAAGTGCGACTGACTTGCGGGAAGGGTTGTTCTTTGGCGCAAGCGCGGATGGCTTAGCCGATCGATTTGGCAGCAAGCAGGTTGCCGCCATTCAGCAATGGATGGCGCAAATGCCTGATGCAGCCGAGACAATCCGCAAAGAGGGTGCATTCGTGCGCAGTTATCAGGATCGCATTGCGAAAGCAGAGGCAGTTTACGGGTTTCCCATTCCGATTAATACTGCCGATGCCGTCGTGATCCAGTCCGGCCACATCTTGATGGTTGAACGCAAGATGGAACCCGGTAAGGGCCTGTGGGCGTTGCCCGGCGGTCATATCGACCCTGATGAAACCGCTGAAGAGGCCAGCCTGCGCGAACTTTACGAAGAAGCAGGATTGGACATGCCGAAGGGTGCGATGCGGGGAAGATTACGCGCGCGCCGTGTGTTCGATCACCCTGACCGGTCTGAACGGGGCTGGGTGCGTACCGAGGCCTTTGTGTTCGAACTGCAAGATCGCAAGTCGCTTGAAAAGCTCAAGGCGGGCGACGATGCTGCCAACGCCAGATGGGTGCCGATTACCGAGATCACACCAGATACTATTTTCGAGGATCACTTTGATATCATCCAAGCCCTCGTCCCTGATGTACCCTTTGCTTATTCGTCTATTTTGATGGCGCAAAGCTAAGGTCCATTGCCCGCAAAGAGCATATCTTTGCACACCAAATCTGCGGGAGGTCCGCAGGTTTCATATCCGTCCAAATCCGAGGAGGAACAGGACAATGACCTACGATCCCAAGGGAGCAAATGCGCTTTTCCCCAATGCTGTCGCCGTGGACAACATTCTGTTTGATACCGACAGCTACAAGCTTTCCCACTTTTCCCAGTATCCCGAATGCACCCAGTTCGTGTCTTCTTATGTGGAACCACGCCGTGCGTGGGGCCAGATTGACAAGGTGATGTTTTTTGGGTTGCAGATAGAGCTGACCAAACTGGCCGGACGTGTTGTCACACAGGCGATGCTGGATGAAGCGATACCGTTTCTGAAAGCCCACGGTTTCGATATTTTCATAGATGGCTGGCAGTATATCATCGACACTTACGATGGTCGTCTGCCGATCCTGATCGAAGCCTTGCCCGAAGGCACCCTTGCGCCAGTATCCATCCCGCAAATCCGGATAGAGAACACTGATCCGAATTGCTATTGGTTGGTTTCTTACCTCGAAACACGCCTGCTGCGGGCCATTTGGTATCCGTCCAGCGTAGCCAGCCTGTCTTACTTTGTGATGAACAGTATCCGCGACCGGCTTGCGCTAACTGACGGTGATCCTGCAGGCGCAGAGTTCAAACTGCACGATTTCGGTGCACGTGGCGCGACATGCTTTGACGCGGCCGGCATCGGTGGGGTGGCGCACCTTGTCAGTTCTTTGGGAACCGACACTATTGCCGGATTGGTTTACGCGCGTAATTTCTATGGGGCTGATATGGCTGGGTTCTCTATTCCCGCCAGCGAACACTCCACCATGACTGCGGCGGGCGAAGACGGCGAATTGGACCAGATGCAGCGGTTCTTGCGACAGAACCCGGAAGGGATCATCGCCTGCGTCAGTGATAGCTACGACCTGATGCGCGCGGTCAAAGATTACTGGGGTGGTGCGTTGAAAGACGACGTTTTGGCCCGCGATGGTGTTCTGGTCGTGCGGCCTGATAGTGGCGATCCGCTAGAGATTGTCCCTGACGTGATCGAAGCACTGATGGCCAAGTTCGGGTACAGCCTGACCAAACAAGGTTACCGCATTTTGCCTGAAAAGGTCCGTGTGATCCAAGGGGATGGGGTCAATAAAGACTCTATCTTGGAGATCATGAATGTGATGATTGATCGCGGCTTGGCAATTGGAAACATCGCATTCGGGATGGGCGGCGGTCTGCTGCAAAAGGTTGATCGCGATAGCTTTGGTTACGCGATGAAAGCGTCCGCCATTTTCTATGACGACAAGTGGCATGACGTGTTCAAAGACCCGATCACCGCAAAAGGCAGCAAGACTTCCAAGAAAGGGAAACAAGGCGTGATGCGGTCCGATTCAGGCGCATTTGTCGCTAGACGAGCGGCAAACATACCAAAGGGTGCGGAAGCATTGGACTGTGTGTTCCTGAACGGTGAGATCAAGAAGGTGCAAACCTTCGATCAAATCCGCGCAACCGCGTGGCCCGTCGCCTGAGTGCCCATAACGAACCAGACCAGCGGCCTCTGCGGGGGCCGCTGTTTTGATCAGGCAGCGCTGCCACACGGATAGACATATGCGTGCCAATTTTCCGCATTGGCATGGAATACCTTGGAGATCGCACAGATTAGCATTATACCACACAGATAAACATATGCGTGGTACACAATGGAAATGGACATCAAAGAACATACGATGACGGCGAATTCCGCCTATCTCGACCTACTTGATCTTCACCTCAGTGAAAGCTTGTCCGATATCCGCGGTATGCCGACCCAACGCACCCGCAATGGCCGCATATATTGGTACGATAGGTACCGGGTCGGATCTGACACGAAAGAAAGGTTTCTGGGCGAGGACAGCCCAGAACTGAACGCAAAGCTGAAATCCCACAAGGCGCATAAGGACGACGCCAAAGCGCGTAAGGAACGGATGTCGTCGCTGGCACGGATCATGACCGCTGACCGATTTATGCGGCTTGATAAGACGTCTGGTTCGCTTTTGTCAGCGATGGCAAAGGCGGGGTTTTTCCGTTTGGGCGGTGTCATCATCGGCACCTATGCGTTCCGTGCTTATGAGGGTGAGTTGGGTATCCGGCTAAGTGTAGAGCAGGGGGCCTACACGCAAGACATTGATATTGCGGGGTTTGAACATCT includes these proteins:
- a CDS encoding NUDIX domain-containing protein, with the protein product MSKMHTLAVFIGRFQPFHIGHMDVVDSALAEADSLLILVGSSYRPRSWKNPFSYNERVSFIRTATENATKPVATLPLVDTLYNDRAWTTNVRTAVTLHMRKAGLDPDKTKIVLVGLEKDKSSQYLNWFPSWELNGVAPTVHNGAVLSATDLREGLFFGASADGLADRFGSKQVAAIQQWMAQMPDAAETIRKEGAFVRSYQDRIAKAEAVYGFPIPINTADAVVIQSGHILMVERKMEPGKGLWALPGGHIDPDETAEEASLRELYEEAGLDMPKGAMRGRLRARRVFDHPDRSERGWVRTEAFVFELQDRKSLEKLKAGDDAANARWVPITEITPDTIFEDHFDIIQALVPDVPFAYSSILMAQS
- a CDS encoding nicotinate phosphoribosyltransferase, which gives rise to MTYDPKGANALFPNAVAVDNILFDTDSYKLSHFSQYPECTQFVSSYVEPRRAWGQIDKVMFFGLQIELTKLAGRVVTQAMLDEAIPFLKAHGFDIFIDGWQYIIDTYDGRLPILIEALPEGTLAPVSIPQIRIENTDPNCYWLVSYLETRLLRAIWYPSSVASLSYFVMNSIRDRLALTDGDPAGAEFKLHDFGARGATCFDAAGIGGVAHLVSSLGTDTIAGLVYARNFYGADMAGFSIPASEHSTMTAAGEDGELDQMQRFLRQNPEGIIACVSDSYDLMRAVKDYWGGALKDDVLARDGVLVVRPDSGDPLEIVPDVIEALMAKFGYSLTKQGYRILPEKVRVIQGDGVNKDSILEIMNVMIDRGLAIGNIAFGMGGGLLQKVDRDSFGYAMKASAIFYDDKWHDVFKDPITAKGSKTSKKGKQGVMRSDSGAFVARRAANIPKGAEALDCVFLNGEIKKVQTFDQIRATAWPVA